The region ATCATCACACCTCTTTGTTCCTTTTTAACGGGAATAAAGTTTTTTTGTCCTTCTTATACtttcattctttttcttttctcaatttttttgaagaagtgtttttttccacttcttttttctcaaaaaatttgaatttttggCAAATATTCATTAGTACTCtaaccccaaacttaaaactttgttcacttccaagagaaaccccaaacttaatctttttcataCACTTTAGGAATTATACTTATACCTAAATTCAAAGAGAGAGTGGAAAGAAAAAATCTTTCAAGTCATATAGTTAAGAATTTTAGGCTACGTCACCGAAAGAAAGTCTAAAAGCTCAAAGTGATTAGCAATGTATATACTTATTGCAAAAAGATGCTTTAAAAAGGCACAGAGTTATAAATAAAAACTTCCTCAGTGTGTGTTGGTCAAACCAGATAAACTTAATCGAAAATAGATCAAATCAGATATAAGAgtaatgcatggatacactcataaagaaagaaaagggaataatggaatttatttggctcaaaccttatTAGATAAGTTATCTATAGGTTGAGTACAAGTTCgttgattcttttctcatcattCGCCTTCAAGTTGTTAGTTGCTATTGTGATGATCAAATGTCTTTTGGATCATATGTTCAATGCTAAAGTGTTAAACTTGCAAATCTGAAGAAAAAAACACATAtacaaacttgtttattaaagAAAGCATAGATCGTCATGGAAAGGTTATGCTTGAGTAGCTAACTCCTCTTTTGGATGGTCTTGaataaaaataaagtaaattCTGCAAAATAAAAAACTGGTTATAAATGATGGGTTACCTCCCATCCAATGCTTCTTTTTCGTCAGTAGCTTGACATCCCATATTTAAAACACGTTAGGTGCAAGGGATACCCTCACGCCGATGAAAACTCCTGTTGTCATTCTTTTGTGAACTTCACTACCTTTTTCTCTCAACTGGTAACATGTCTCTAGATCCTCCACATCTTGTGTCCATTCATATACATTAAACACCATATTTTCCTCGTTGAACTTCAAAATAAGTTCACATGTGTTCACATTTATTTTTGCTTTCTCGGTTGTTAAGAATGGAAGACCGAGAATAATTGACCCTCCTGAATCTTCTTTCATGTCAATCACCACAAAGTCTGCGGGGAAGGTCAAACCATTGACATGAACTAGCACATCTTGTATAATACCAAGCGGATGCGTCACATATGAATCGGCTAAAGTGAGTGTCATGTTGCTCGGTATGATCTCTCCTATCTTAAATTCCTTAAATTTTTTCAGCGACGTGACATTGATGCTTGACCCAAAGTCACATAAAGCATGTGGGATTTTCGCCCCACCAATGGTACAAGCGATGGTGAACTTTCCTGGATCCTTCATCTTTGGTGGCACTTTCTGAGGTTCTGCCATCTCCTCTTTCTTTATCATGTTGATATGTTCTTTAGTCAGCTTCTACTTTCCACCCTTTAGCAATTCCTGCATAAACTTAGAAAACTTGGGAATTAATTCTAAAATTTCATAGAACGAGATACTTACCTAAAGTTTTGTCAACACTtaaaaattttcaaacattctAGCCTCATCATCATGTACCAGTTTCTTCTTAATGATGGGATATGGTGATTTTATGTAATCTAGTAAAGGTGGGTTTGGTTCATTT is a window of Lathyrus oleraceus cultivar Zhongwan6 chromosome 6, CAAS_Psat_ZW6_1.0, whole genome shotgun sequence DNA encoding:
- the LOC127096170 gene encoding uncharacterized protein LOC127096170, translating into MIKKEEMAEPQKVPPKMKDPGKFTIACTIGGAKIPHALCDFGSSINVTSLKKFKEFKIGEIIPSNMTLTLADSYVTHPLGIIQDVLVHVNGLTFPADFVVIDMKEDSGGSIILGLPFLTTEKAKINVNTCELILKFNEENMVFNVYEWTQDVEDLETCYQLREKGSEVHKRMTTGVFIGVRVSLAPNVF